A single genomic interval of Puntigrus tetrazona isolate hp1 chromosome 1, ASM1883169v1, whole genome shotgun sequence harbors:
- the LOC122323499 gene encoding ribonuclease inhibitor-like yields the protein MGISLESNQRLLQDLLTHTENSSESIRRTTQYIKDKIKDEHELSTERSINLFRCLLEVKDQTLSREIQEFVKSDKNSEKKLSPAHCSTISYMLQMSEEPLDELDQLNTTHQMRRRRLIPAVINCRKACLCGCNLNAQDCETVSSILQSPNSVLRELDLSNNDLQDSGVSLLSDGLKSPNCQLEILRLSGCMVTEEGFGYLSSALSSNPHT from the exons ATGGGCATCTCACTGGAGTCTaatcagagactcttacaggatcttctgacacacacagagaacagctCAGAGAGTATCAGGAGAACGACACAGTACATTAAAGACAAGATCAAAGATGAACATGAACTTTCCACTGAAAGATCCATCAATCTATTCCGCTGTCTGCTGGAAGTGAAAGATCAGACTCTATCCAGAGAAATTCAGGAGTTTGTGAAATCAGACAAAAACTCAGAAAAGAAACTCTCTCCTGCTCACTGCTCAACAATCTCCTACATGCTTCAGATGTCAGAGGAGCCACTGGATGAGCTGGATCAATTAAATACAACACATCAGATGAGGAGAAGAAGACTGATACCAGCTGTGATCAACTGCAGAAAAGCTTG tcTTTGTGGGTGTAATCTCAATGCTCAAGATTGTGAAACAGTGTCATCAATTCTTCAATCCccaaactctgtcctgagagaactggatctgagtaacaatgacctgcaggattcaggagtgagcctgctctctgatggactgaagagccCAAACTGCCAGCTGGAGATACTAAG GTTGTCaggctgtatggtgacagaggaaggctttggttatttgtcttcagctctgagttcaaaccctcacacctga